In Bacteriovorax stolpii, a single genomic region encodes these proteins:
- a CDS encoding YihY/virulence factor BrkB family protein: MKLVHDLMRNAKDGAKNLYKGALLFHEKKGTTLASSSTFYALITVIPFLLLTVRGLGYFLGNINRVQKYLFVLGGRFFPEVAPQFLLTLQNMIKGPLFAGTQFTVLNFFVLAVSTITFLNSIWMGIYFITEDKSILSIWRILKGFVIIGITLVMVMLIFMLPPVIIYVVKFIQTNIITQFFYENFDFLRPVLTFIKKINLRRSYWLNSSFLHITIMIAYFTVLYRWLFSWKIQLKEAFIAALAFSTSVFIGKSLFWIYIYYVRGSLMRNYGDLYTSVIGVIWLFYLMCFFFYGACVCHVYRQRRELAARKY; encoded by the coding sequence ATGAAGCTAGTTCACGATTTAATGAGAAATGCCAAAGATGGTGCAAAGAATTTGTACAAAGGTGCTCTTTTGTTTCATGAGAAGAAGGGGACAACACTTGCTTCATCGTCGACTTTCTATGCACTGATTACGGTGATTCCTTTTTTACTTTTGACTGTTAGAGGTCTTGGGTACTTTTTAGGAAACATCAACCGTGTGCAGAAATACCTCTTCGTTCTCGGCGGACGCTTTTTCCCGGAAGTGGCGCCACAGTTTCTTCTGACTCTGCAAAATATGATTAAGGGACCGCTTTTCGCCGGGACTCAGTTCACTGTTTTAAACTTTTTTGTTTTAGCGGTGTCTACGATTACATTTTTAAATTCAATCTGGATGGGGATTTATTTCATCACGGAAGATAAAAGTATTCTTTCGATCTGGAGGATTTTAAAGGGATTCGTCATTATCGGGATCACTCTTGTCATGGTGATGCTCATTTTCATGCTGCCACCTGTAATTATTTACGTGGTAAAGTTTATCCAGACTAATATCATCACTCAGTTTTTCTATGAAAACTTTGATTTCCTTCGTCCAGTTTTGACGTTTATCAAGAAGATCAACTTAAGAAGATCGTACTGGCTGAACTCAAGCTTCCTGCACATTACGATCATGATTGCGTACTTCACGGTGCTTTATCGCTGGTTGTTCTCGTGGAAAATCCAGTTAAAAGAAGCTTTCATTGCCGCTTTGGCCTTTTCAACTTCGGTGTTTATCGGAAAATCCCTTTTTTGGATTTACATTTATTACGTACGCGGTAGTTTGATGAGAAATTATGGTGACCTTTATACTTCGGTGATCGGGGTTATCTGGTTATTCTATTTAATGTGCTTTTTCTTTTACGGGGCCTGTGTTTGTCATGTGTACCGCCAGAGAAGAGAGCTGGCCGCTCGCAAGTATTAA
- a CDS encoding YggT family protein yields MIRFIIRLYTILLMLDAILSFFPETSRYQWRQKLKKICDYTCDPVRRYMPQGLPFDLSPIVVVFLLYIFVEIFSFLW; encoded by the coding sequence ATGATAAGATTCATCATCAGACTTTATACAATTCTTCTTATGCTCGATGCAATCCTGAGCTTTTTCCCTGAGACAAGCAGGTATCAGTGGAGACAAAAACTTAAGAAAATTTGTGATTATACATGTGACCCAGTTAGAAGATATATGCCCCAAGGGCTGCCATTTGATCTCTCTCCCATCGTGGTGGTGTTTCTTCTCTACATTTTTGTCGAAATTTTTTCATTTCTCTGGTGA